The Carassius auratus strain Wakin chromosome 27, ASM336829v1, whole genome shotgun sequence genome includes a region encoding these proteins:
- the LOC113046031 gene encoding xenotropic and polytropic retrovirus receptor 1 homolog — protein sequence MKFTEHLSAHITPEWRKQYIQYEAFKEMLYSAQDQAPSIEVTDEDTVKRYYAKFEEKFFQTCEKELAKINTFYSEKLAEAQRRFATLQNELQSSLDAQRESSRAAGLRRRRAVFHLSQQERCKHRNIKDLQLAFSEFYLSLILLQNYQNLNFTGFRKILKKHDKIFETARGADWRVAHVEVAPFYTCKKITQLISETETLVTTELEGGDRQKAMKRLRVPPLGAAQPAPGWTTFRVGLYCGVFVALTVTVIITGVVKLVSNEEKHVWPLVRIYRGGFLLIEFLFLLGINTYGWRQAGVNHVLIFELNPRNNLSHQHLFEIAGFLGVLWCVSILSCLFAEYTMIPVQANPLALYGFFFFFLINPFKTCYYKSRFWLLKLLFRVVTAPFHRVGFADFWLADQLNSLAMVLMDLEYMICFYSMELNWFKSEGDHWIKEDAGICNSYSYGVRAVIHCLPAWFRFVQCLRRYRDTKRAFPHLANAGKYSTTFFVVIFSALYKTHETLQEGQVFFYLLIASRIINSCYTLLWDLKMDWGLFDRNAGENTLLREEIVYPQKAYYYCAIIEDVILRFAWTISLSLGILTPFQYISDILATVLAPLEVFRRFVWNFFRLENEHLNNCGEFRAVRDISVAPLNADDQTLLEQMMDQEDGVRNRQGKKNWKRSYSMSLRRPLLSSQLKVRDTKVLIEDTDDDT from the exons TCACAGATGAAGACACTGTCAAGAGATACTATGCCAAGTTTGAGGAGAAGTTCTTCCAAACGTGTGAGAAGGAGCTGGCCAAAATCAACACATTCTATTCAG AGAAGCTTGCAGAAGCACAGCGGCGATTCGCCACGCTGCAGAATGAGCTGCAGTCTTCTCTGGATGCTCAGCGAGAGAGCAGTCGAGCCGCGGGTCTGCGCCGCCGTCGCGCTGTCTTCCACCTGTCACAGCAGGAGCGCTGTAAACATCGCAATATCAAAGACCTGCAGCTGGCCTTCAGCGAGTTCTACCTCAGCCTCATCCTGCTGCAGAACTACCAG AACCTAAACTTCACAGGCTTTCGGAAGATTTTAAAGAAACATGACAAGATTTTTGAGACTGCCCGTGGCGCTGATTGGCGTGTGGCCCATGTTGAAGTGGCTCCTTTTTATACCTGTAAGAAGATCACTCAGCTCATCTCTGAAACCGAG ACCCTTGTTACCACAGAGTTAGAAGGAGGAGACCGACAGAAAGCCATGAAGAGGCTCCGAGTTCCCCCATTGGGAGCAGCTCAA CCTGCACCAGGATGGACCACTTTTAGAGTAGGACTCTACTGTGGTGTCTTTGTTGCTCTAACAGTCACCGTCATCATCACGG GTGTGGTGAAACTTGTTAGCAATGAGGAGAAGCATGTTTGGCCCCTAGTGAGAATTTATCGAGGTGGTTTCCTGCTCATCGAGTTCCTTTTTTTATTGGGCATCAACACATATGGATGGAGGCAGGCTGGAGTCAACCATGTCTTAATATTTGAGCTCAACCCCCGCAATAACCTGTCCCACCAGCATCTCTTTGAG ATTGCTGGTTTCCTTGGAGTTCTTTGGTGTGTTAGTATTCTGTCCTGCCTCTTTGCTGAGTACACAATGATCCCTGTACAAGCGAACCCTCTAGCTCTTTAtgggttcttcttcttcttccttatCAACCCTTTCAAAACGTGCTACTACAAATCTCGCTTTTGGCTACTCAAATTACTG tttcgAGTGGTCACAGCACCGTTTCACAGAGTGGGGTTTGCTGATTTCTGGCTGGCTGACCAGCTCAACTCTCTAGCTATGGTTCTGATGGACCTGGAGTACATGATCTGCTTCTACAGCATGGAATTGAATTGGTTCAAATCTGAGGGGGATCACTGGATTAAAGAGG ATGCAGGGATATGTAACTCGTATTCATATGGAGTACGAGCTGTTATCCATTGTTTACCTGCCTGGTTCCGGTTTGTGCAGTGTCTGAGACGTTATCGGGACACAAAGCGTGCCTTCCCTCACCTGGCCAATGCTGGCAAATACTCCACTACCTTCTTTGTGGTCATATTTTCTGCGCTCTATAAGACGCATGAAA CTCTTCAAGAAGGTCAGGTCTTCTTTTACCTGCTAATTGCCTCCAGGATCATTAACTCATGCTACACCTTATTGTGGGACCTGAAGATGGATTGGGGACTTTTTGACCGTAATGCAGGGGAGAACACCCTCCTCAGAGAGGAGATTGTATATCCACAGAAA GCTTACTACTACTGTGCCATAATAGAAGATGTGATCTTACGTTTTGCATGGACCATTTCACTTTCTCTTGGGATTTTGACTCCATTCCAATACATTTCGGATATTTTAGCAACTGTCCTTGCACCACTGGAGGTCTTCAG GCGCTTTGTTTGGAACTTCTTCCGTCTGGAAAACGAGCACCTGAATAACTGTGGTGAGTTCAGAGCTGTGCGGGACATCTCCGTAGCGCCTCTAAATGCTGATGACCAGACGCTGCTGGAGCAGATGATGGACCAGGAGGATGGTGTCAGGAACAGACAGGGAAAGAAGAACTGGAAGAGAAGCTACAGCATGTCCTTGAGAAGACCACTCCTCTCCTCCCA GTTGAAGGTCCGAGACACCAAAGTCCTGATAGAGGACACTGATGATGACACCTGA